One Dreissena polymorpha isolate Duluth1 chromosome 9, UMN_Dpol_1.0, whole genome shotgun sequence genomic window carries:
- the LOC127846520 gene encoding toll-like receptor 4, whose amino-acid sequence MACISSPTLFFLLIGLLGKMNGAQVMDCFPCACVSEEDNDLYRVDCRSNHNLEGRLPDFKHINESQILSLDMSHSNLVNLTDKTETPFQNYSSLKELYLINTSINSMKNDCATLQSKTFIGLHKLEYLNIAHNEQYSVTNETDSNIFERLLSLKKLIMYQANLIATAQHSGYPGEILNKLPALEEIWIDGFSIVPFGEEFKHMPNLKIIRLSGDLIEPIWDYLEYCSVQNITDGLLVNLPYVTNLSIIHCNVLHICANAFKNMISLRMLDLSMNYALGLDNPFNSFKSLNSDFEVLILDKLKGDRTIECSVTISKSMIESIQHTSLKMISLDDNKISSIDKDAFSLFPKTLEYIRMRRNKFELGIYMLFAYLVTNVRRLEASYSHMGLQFAISHDSDISDYSTDFVSEYINYTSTNAFNNNKHHYRLAAIGDHHFNMGHSKAKDCPKPLLYIPTVTITAFLPPKLEYLDISHSKIGLPIYDFYVDPNNSVKIINASNSLLYCWAGPIHGGKNVEILDLSNNFCSVANETFFINFPKLKRVHLQGNYLSYVVKRVSIFYSNLELEYVDLSTNTINNIHPNFFKNQTKMRWIYLSKNNLIDFDHRLAHMSFLNVLNLSENRIYTLSNNLRSDLDDIVTSRNNDTLTVDLSKNVIACSCDNLEVLEWILEHTAPTSNLLSVKISTCYYIHNISALPSPTVIWTKNDLAYQITFLQKFCTSYSSLLITLVVILFVVVNIIVASLIHRFRWKIRYWYYVGHSNDTTSNDYTALDNSLRFSRFKYDIYLAYEEDAREFVFETLKPKLLEFEYVVFVHDDILDGLPLCNVLTKSIHASRVVVFILSNGSRQSLEWKIAAHITNEESNYRGKPISLAMFYNSDSTQGLPENLQLLRHDAFIDYPINGSDGEITAFWEDLKTKVHAIDKTAL is encoded by the coding sequence ATGGCGTGTATATCCTCACCAACATTGTTCTTCCTGTTGATCGGTTTGCTTGGCAAGATGAATGGAGCACAAGTGATGGATTGTTTTCCATGTGCATGTGTTTCCGAAGAAGACAATGATCTGTACAGAGTTGACTGTAGATCCAATCATAATCTAGAAGGTAGACTACCGGACTTCAAGCACATAAACGAAAGTCAGATTCTGTCACTGGACATGTCGCATAGCAACCTTGTAAATCTTACGGACAAAACTGAGACACCTTTTCAAAATTACAGTAGCTTGAAGGAGTTGTATTTGATAAACACTTCGATAAATTCGATGAAAAATGACTGTGCGACATTGCAAAGCAAAACATTTATCGGATTGCACAAGCTTGAATATCTTAATATCGCACATAATGAACAATATTCAGTTACCAATGAAACCGACAGTAACATCTTCGAAAGATTATTATCTCTGAAGAAACTAATTATGTATCAAGCAAATTTAATAGCAACGGCTCAACATTCTGGTTATCCCGGAGAAATTTTGAACAAACTTCCTGCCTTAGAAGAAATATGGATCGATGGATTCTCGATTGTTCCATTTGGAGAAGAGTTTAAACATATGCccaacctgaaaattattaggtTATCAGGCGATTTAATTGAACCGATATGGGATTATCTTGAGTACTGCTCCGTGCAAAATATTACCGATGGTCTTTTAGTCAATTTGCCTTATGTCACCAATTTATCAATTATCCACTGTAACGTTTTGCATATCTGTGCAAACGCTTTTAAAAATATGATTAGCCTCCGCATGCTTGATTTGTCTATGAATTATGCATTGGGCTTGGACAATCCGTTCAAcagttttaaaagtttaaattcGGACTTTGAAGTACTTATCTTAGACAAGCTTAAAGGCGACAGGACAATAGAATGTTCTGTCACTATTTCGAAGAGTATGATTGAATCAATTCAACATACCTCACTGAAAATGATTTCCTTAGATGATAATAAGATAAGTTCAATTGATAAAGATGCGTTTTCGTTATTTCCTAAAACTTTGGAATATATCAGAATGAGACGAAACAAATTTGAATTAggtatatatatgttgtttgcATATCTAGTAACAAACGTCAGAAGACTTGAAGCATCGTATTCCCACATGGGGCTTCAATTTGCCATCTCGCACGATTCTGATATATCAGATTATTCTACTGATTTTGTGTCTGAATATATCAATTACACATCAACTAATGctttcaataacaataaacacCATTACCGTTTAGCCGCTATAGGTGATCACCATTTTAACATGGGACATTCTAAAGCTAAAGATTGTCCAAAACCGCTGTTGTATATTCCAACAGTTACTATAACTGCGTTTCTACCACCGAAATTGGAATATTTAGATATAAGTCATAGTAAAATTGGGTTACCAATCTACGACTTTTATGTCGATCcaaataattccgttaaaataaTCAATGCTTCAAATTCATTGCTATATTGCTGGGCGGGACCTATTCATGGTGGCAAAAATGTCGAAATACTTGATCTGAGTAACAATTTTTGTTCTGTTGCCAATGAAACATTCTTTATTAATTTTCCAAAACTGAAGCGTGTGCATCTCCAAGGTAATTACCTTTCTTATGTTGTAAAACGTGTGagcattttttattcaaatttggaACTTGAATACGTTGATTTGTCcacaaatacaataaataacatacatCCCAACTTTTTTAAGAATCAAACAAAAATGCGATGGATATAtttgtctaaaaataatttaattgattttGACCACAGACTAGCTCACATGTCATTTTTAAACGTTTTAAATCTATCAGAAAATCGCATATACACTTTGAGCAACAACTTGCGATCGGATCTTGATGACATCGTTACGTCCAGAAACAACGACACTTTGACAGTTGATTTGTCTAAAAATGTTATTGCTTGTTCATGTGACAACCTAGAAGTATTAGAGTGGATTCTTGAACACACAGCGCCAACCTCCAATCTCCTATCGGTGAAAATATCAACTTGTTATTACATTCACAATATTTCGGCCCTTCCATCACCAACAGTCATTTGGACTAAGAACGATTTAGCATACCAAATTACCTTCCTTCAAAAGTTCTGCACCTCATACTCGTCGTTGTTGATAACATTGGtcgttattttatttgttgtcgtAAATATTATCGTCGCTTCTTTGATACACCGGTTTAGATGGAAAATTCGCTATTGGTACTATGTTGGGCATAGTAATGATACAACATCTAACGACTATACAGCCCTTGACAATTCGTTGCGATTTTCACGATTCAAGTATGACATCTATCTAGCCTACGAGGAAGACGCCCGTGAATTCGTTTTTGAAACATTGAAACCAAAACTTCTTGAATTTGAATATGTTGTGTTTGTGCATGACGACATTTTGGATGGACTACCGCTTTGCAACGTGCTAACAAAATCTATTCACGCGAGTCGAGTTGTTGTGTTTATTCTCTCAAACGGTTCAAGACAAAGTTTGGAATGGAAGATAGCTGCACATATTACAAATGAAGAATCGAATTACAGAGGAAAACCGATATCTCTGGCGATGTTTTACAATTCGGACTCAACTCAAGGACTTCCGGAGAATTTGCAGCTATTGCGACATGATGCGTTTATCGATTACCCAATCAACGGTAGCGATGGGGAAATAACAGCCTTTTGGGAGGATTTAAAAACTAAAGTTCATGCCATTGACAAAACGGCATTGTAA